Part of the Lotus japonicus ecotype B-129 chromosome 6, LjGifu_v1.2 genome, GTCATATTTCCATACTCTTTCTTTACTTTATGTTAATGGAGACACTTGCAGAGGCCTGCTATAGTTTAGTCCATTTGGGTTGCCAGAAACAACACTACTTTCATGCAGGAATCCTTTGATGGAGGTGTGGACTGCAAGAAATGATTCGATATTCAGGGGGAAGAGGTAAATTTGGCAAGAATAGTTGATGTGGTCCAATATAAGGTTTGTCTTTGGTTAAAGGTAAAAGAGAGGGGTTCAATGTATCCTTCTTTGAATGGTTAGGGAGCCCAAGAATTAGCCTCAATTATCTCTGATTATCGAAGGGATAAAAGAAAGGAATATATCCATTTTCGTGTGCTAGTGGGAGTGGGAGTCATATGCTGAGTGCGGAACAATGAAGAAGTTTTCATCTAACACAACTTCCTGGCACCTTCTTCCCTTCATTTCCTTTTCTCTCCAAACATATTACAAACTAGATGTTGATGTGATGATATTGGGGTAAGCCGTAAGCATATTAGATTCCTGAGAACACAAGTTCAATCTTTCAGAAAAGACAAAAAGTATATCTAGACATATAtttaaagagtttaatggacatgcactgacagtgtaaaatagttttacacagacatccaattgaatttcgccaaatcagaaaatatattattcttttaattaaaattaaagtcaaatgtaattatgtctccatcatatttaaaatttaaaaagtgtATAAATATCATATATTATCCAAGTATTCGTAAACCTACATGAATATTTGGGGAAGAATTTCATCACATTTTATGGTCTTTTATACCCTCACGCAGGGCactaaggttttttttttatgctcCGGGCACTAAGGTTTATTTCTATATTCATTAGAATAACacttattaataattatttctatattaattatataactatttttaataaataagaCATATAATAAAGTGGTGAAAGGTTTATTGAAGATCATTAAAAAATCAAGGTAGTTAtggaaataatataatataacttTCTTACCAAAAAAGATGACATTTAAAAAGAGACATCCCTTCAcactgaacaaaaaaaaaagacatataAAGTGAGATGAAAGGTGGGGTCAGATACGGCGATTTCTGGTTCACCGTCATGTACCGTAGAATCCAGCTCGGCAAAGCCTCCATTCCAGAGTTCTTCCAGGAAGCTCACAATATGAAACAAGTGGTTGCCACCATCTCCATCGATCGCATGAGTTTGTTTAACGACAGTTTAAATCGACGCCAAACCAATAATGTGCGTGCGTGCATCGTGCGTGCATGAATGTGTGTTAGTCGAGGGTTCATAAAAGATTATGATTTATGTGAAATTAAAACGTTAAAAACCAATTAAAATTTTCTAATTAGTATATTTACTCTCGTACACCTCACAAACCATAGAATCAAAGATTGGTCCCTGAAGAATACTCAAAATTTCGTTTTAAGGACCTTCGAGTTCCTCTATATAAGGAGTTCAGTTCTGAATCTTCTGATCACAACCTTATGCTCTGCGAGAGGAGAAAATGACCAGTAACCAACCGAACGGCGACCAACCACCGGCACTGGCGCCGGCCGCACCAGTGTTCTCAACTTACTACCCGAGGACACCTGCTCATCCATCTTCATCGGCGACGTCGTTGGAAGGCTGTTGTCGCTGCCTCTTCCTGCTATCATCGCTCCTCGCATTTCTTGCGCTGTTGGTGGCGCTCGTCATCATCCTGGCGATGATGCCCAAGAAGCCACATGTCAATCTTCAGTTAGTCGAGCTTCAATACATGTCCATCACCGCCGACAGCCTAATCGGAACCGCCTCCATCACCCTCACCATTCACCTCATATTCCAAGCGGTTAACCCCAATAAGGTCGGGGTCAGATACGGCGATTTCTGGTTCACCGTCATGTACCGTAGAATCCAGCTCGACAAAGCCTCCATTCCAGGGTTCTTCCAGGAAGCTCACAATATGAAACAAGTGGCCGCCACCATCTCCATCGATCGCATGAGTTTGTTTAATGACAGTTTAAATCGACGCCAAACCAATAATGTGCGTGCGTGCATCGTGCGTGCATGAATGTGTGTTAGTCGAGGGTTCATAAAAGATTATGATTTATGTGAAATTAAAACGTTAAAAACCAATTAAAATTTTCTAATTAGTATATTTACTCTCGTACACCTCACGAACCATAGAATCAAAGATTGGTCCCTGAAGAATACTCAAATTTCGTTTTAAGGACCTTCGAGTTCCTCTATATAAGGAGTTCAGTTCTGAATCTTCTACCAGCTTTGCCTGACATCACAAGGGAAAACAGAAAACACACCCAACCAAGCAAATAGCATCAACCAGATTTCCATTTCACCAGAGGAGAAACGAGACGAAGCCACCACTGTTCTCCTTTTGTCTCCGGCGAACATCACCGCCGCTGcatcgtcttctccggcgagctaCCTGCCGGAGTTGCTAGACAATTCCCAGAAACACGATTATAGGTCATTTTTCTTCCCCAAACTCATTCCTATGCGCGCTTTTAAGGCCACGACTTGCTTCTGAAGTAAGATATGCGCGCTTTTCTTTGAAAATGCATGATATAGTTTACATTAATATGTGACTGTTGTACTGCAAAGATCAGGACCCCCAGTTGCATAAAATTGCCCAAAATTTTCATTATTATGGAATAATGGAAAACATCTCCAAGTCAGAAAGTGTCACTTCCAGCAGACCTATTTGCCTTTTCAACCAAAAGCACCATATCTACACGGCTCCAACCCTCAGGTGGCTTAATACTCAAGTGTACACCATTTGAGAGTTTTTctgtaaaaaatataattttagttaatGCCAAAATTCTCACACGGCACCATGTGAGAGTTTTTCTGTTAAAAGTCGTGGCCTTATAATCATGCCAATATGCAAATTTCGGTTGCAAAAAGACAATGAGTTACAATGAAAAGAAGAACCATGAAGAGGAATGCATCTATGTATCATGTTTCTGTCCATTTAAAGAGTGTAACTTTGAGGCCTCATCCAAACTGTTATCCACTCATGTCAGAGAAAAACATGAGGCTTCTagaattgaattttcatataatCACTCTTTCTTGGTGTTCTTCAATTATGATGATGAGAAATCAATTGTTTTTCAAGAGCAAAGTGATGGTACATTGTTTGTTCTCAACAGGGATGTTTGGCGTTCGGGAATTGTGGTCAGCATTAGCTGCATTGGTCCTAAAATATTTAACTCTTGTTCTGAGTCAGGGTATCGTTATGATATCTTGGCTAAGTCTCAAGGATGTGAAGTGAAGTTAGAGTCTGTCACTAAGAATGTTATGAGAAGAACTTTGGCTATTCTTTCATCAGTAGTGTGCCTTTTGATTCCTTTTGATTCGGATTATCCTGAGCCTCTCAATCTGGAAATTTGCATAAGGAATAGACACAGTGGTGCACATTCTCATGAGTGCAGCATTCCATGGGTTTGCGGTTCTGTTTGATAAGGACATTACTCTTTAGTTGGCTTCTTTATGTAATTGTTGTTTTTGAGTTGTGGCATAAGAAACTGTGTCAGAAATAAACCttgaattttcttttctgaattaAAGCAAATAGGCATTGAGGTAATTAAGAGTATTATTTGTGCCGAATAAGATTTTAAATTGTAATGAAATAGTTCTTACGTTCAAATTTAGTAAAAAGTTTATACGATGTTAATCTTGATGTATGTTAATGACATACTAAACGATTTTGGATTGATGTAAAATTTTATAGATACGATCTATGTGATAGTGGTTTTCAATCAAACGGTGAATTTCAAGATCCAATTATGTGATGTAAAGTTTTTGAGTAGTCTAAGGTTACTAGTGTAATATATCGGTGTATAAATTGATCACTTCATATATAATTAACTTTTAGCATATTTAATCTCTCAACTTTTTAATTGTTGCAAATTGAGTCCCTTTATCACTATCATTCTACTTGAAACTCATAAATTATTGCTTTGttagaaaaaaaatcacaagTTGAATTAATTTAATCATTTTAGGTGTTTTTCCTTGACAAATCGCtagttaaaatatttaatttcacacaaaaatttaaaatcccAAATTTCCCCTCTTAAAACCCTAACCTCTTACCATAGAAAAAATCCTTCCAAATGAATCAAAAATTTTACATTCAAAGATTTAAAATCGTATCATAAATCAAATCGATCATAAACCCTAAAATAATtggaaaagaaatgaaaatttaatgattttatgCATATGAAAATTGAGAGAGAATATATTTgcttaattttaaaaagtaaagGGACTTTGATTAGCTCGAAGAAGATAATTTTTATAGTACTCATCTAAAAGTGGAAGAATTTCACTAGGCTTTGTCCTAATTTGTTCTATCTCAGTAATGCAGCGTTCTATTCTTAAGGATGCGAGATTTACAAGTTATGTTTTTTGAACTTTGTTCATCCATCAACATGGTAAtttttaacataaaaaataacaattttttataaactagtgttttttttccgtgcgttgcacgggaaatatgtctattgtatttaatacattaattaattatgaacgtgattatgcgagttcgttttcagttattattttttaaattctaagttatttatgttttaatttttttaaatttgttcccaggggcggatccagaccttatatatcagtgtggctaaacataa contains:
- the LOC130725650 gene encoding uncharacterized protein LOC130725650; its protein translation is MTSNQPNGDQPPALAPAAPVFSTYYPRTPAHPSSSATSLEGCCRCLFLLSSLLAFLALLVALVIILAMMPKKPHVNLQLVELQYMSITADSLIGTASITLTIHLIFQAVNPNKVGVRYGDFWFTVMYRRIQLDKASIPGFFQEAHNMKQVAATISIDRMSLFNDSLNRRQTNNVRACIVRA
- the LOC130725651 gene encoding E3 ubiquitin-protein ligase SINA-like 10, whose protein sequence is MSYNEKKNHEEECIYVSCFCPFKECNFEASSKLLSTHVREKHEASRIEFSYNHSFLVFFNYDDEKSIVFQEQSDGTLFVLNRDVWRSGIVVSISCIGPKIFNSCSESGYRYDILAKSQGCEVKLESVTKNVMRRTLAILSSVVCLLIPFDSDYPEPLNLEICIRNRHSGAHSHECSIPWVCGSV